A portion of the Algisphaera agarilytica genome contains these proteins:
- a CDS encoding glutamine synthetase beta-grasp domain-containing protein has product MSTPTKLEYIWLDGYKPTQSLRSKTKVLFKDFGGTLEECPMWSFDGSSTEQAEGGSSDCLLKPVFICKDPGRKNAYLVMTEVLNADGTPHESNGRATIDDDDNDFWFGFEQEYAIIDPDTNRPIGFPKGGYPAPQGQYYCSVGAQNAIGREFIEEHLDACLEAGLKVEGINAEVMCGQWEFQGFAESATQAGDEMWVARYLLERIGEKYGWSIEYHCKPVAGDWNGSGMHANFSNTTLRTAGDKAVYDKICEAFGTPEAIKRHIDAYGADNHLRLTGLHETQSIDKFSYGISDRGASIRIPVATVESGYKGWLEDRRPNSSADPYKVAAEIVKTVKGACAAL; this is encoded by the coding sequence ATGAGCACCCCCACCAAACTCGAATACATCTGGCTCGACGGCTACAAGCCCACCCAAAGCCTCCGCAGCAAGACCAAGGTCCTTTTCAAGGACTTCGGCGGAACCCTCGAAGAGTGCCCCATGTGGTCGTTTGACGGCTCGTCCACCGAACAGGCCGAAGGCGGCAGCTCCGACTGCCTGCTCAAGCCTGTCTTCATCTGCAAAGACCCCGGCCGTAAGAACGCCTACCTGGTTATGACCGAAGTCCTCAACGCCGACGGCACCCCGCACGAGTCGAACGGCCGCGCGACCATCGACGACGACGACAACGATTTCTGGTTCGGCTTCGAGCAGGAATACGCCATCATCGACCCCGACACCAACCGCCCCATCGGCTTCCCCAAGGGCGGCTACCCCGCTCCCCAGGGCCAGTACTACTGCTCGGTCGGCGCCCAGAACGCCATCGGCCGTGAGTTCATCGAAGAGCACCTCGACGCCTGCCTCGAGGCCGGCCTCAAGGTCGAAGGCATCAACGCCGAAGTGATGTGCGGCCAGTGGGAATTCCAAGGCTTCGCCGAGTCCGCCACCCAAGCCGGTGACGAGATGTGGGTCGCCCGCTACCTGCTCGAGCGCATCGGCGAGAAGTACGGCTGGTCGATCGAATACCACTGCAAGCCCGTCGCCGGCGACTGGAACGGCAGCGGCATGCACGCCAACTTCTCGAACACCACGCTCCGCACCGCGGGCGACAAGGCTGTCTACGACAAGATCTGCGAAGCCTTCGGTACCCCCGAAGCCATCAAGCGCCACATCGACGCCTACGGCGCCGACAACCACCTGCGTCTGACCGGCCTGCACGAAACGCAGTCGATCGACAAGTTCTCCTACGGCATCTCGGACCGCGGCGCTTCGATCCGTATCCCGGTCGCCACCGTCGAGTCGGGCTACAAGGGCTGGCTGGAAGACCGTCGCCCCAACTCCTCGGCCGACCCCTACAAGGTCGCCGCCGAGATCGTCAAGACCGTCAAGGGCGCCTGCGCTGCCCTCTAA
- a CDS encoding ABC transporter ATP-binding protein, whose amino-acid sequence MTGVYRGCASLREVLYTIGSYCPADAGARPRADAVKTFWLFARQMLRYRKLLVIAMIAALLDTASATAGFAMLMQIIDLLIGNQQGLQEAAREFLQAPDTIRRLGGDYSHWADRLPSDGFKSFLYAILFILPLALFGSTMRYTHQALAITVGVRVVTRIRQQAFFNILHLPIETSEDLRSADSLSRLVGDTGQLGKGFNTLMGKAVRDVLMGFAFLLFALYVDWKLTGIFLIGLPIIGVAIKKFGKRIRRATKYTLREYANMIGAVQESIQHPSVVRLHNAEGYERRRFNTINRSLEKQIFRARTAKALSSPVIELISLVGVMGVSLAAAWYVFNGQGNPTDMVKVLVLLGMAGNSVRPLANLNNDLQEAGAAAVRIKEVLDAEPEPNTREYHKAETNPVLPRHHQDIVFESVSYRYPGSEEFAVSHLDLRVVHGQSVAIVGTNGSGKSTLLNLVPRLTNPTQGRVLIDGTDIATVSLRSLRHQISAVTQHSVMFAGTIADNIAYGRRDTPREDIIAAAQASFADEFVNELPDGYDTVLGEGGSGLSGGQRQRLCIARAILRDPAILILDEATSQIDAESEARITAAINEARAGRTTLIIAHRLSTVVDCDNIVVMDDGQIVDQGKHDQLLERCPIYQTLVHNQLTG is encoded by the coding sequence ATGACCGGAGTGTATCGCGGCTGCGCCTCGCTGCGTGAGGTGCTTTACACTATCGGGTCCTATTGCCCGGCCGACGCCGGTGCCCGCCCCCGAGCCGACGCTGTGAAAACCTTCTGGCTATTTGCCCGCCAAATGCTGAGGTACCGCAAGCTGCTGGTGATCGCCATGATCGCCGCGCTGCTGGATACGGCCAGCGCCACCGCGGGCTTTGCAATGCTGATGCAGATCATCGATCTGCTGATCGGCAACCAGCAAGGCCTCCAGGAAGCGGCCCGGGAATTCTTACAAGCCCCCGACACCATCAGGCGGCTGGGCGGCGACTACAGCCACTGGGCCGACCGCCTCCCCTCGGACGGGTTCAAGAGCTTCCTCTACGCGATCCTGTTCATCCTGCCGCTAGCGCTCTTCGGCTCGACCATGCGATACACCCACCAGGCCCTGGCGATCACCGTCGGTGTCCGCGTCGTCACCCGCATCCGCCAGCAGGCGTTTTTCAACATCCTGCACCTGCCCATCGAGACCTCGGAAGACCTGCGTTCGGCCGACAGTCTCAGTCGACTCGTCGGCGACACGGGCCAACTCGGTAAAGGCTTCAACACCCTGATGGGCAAAGCGGTCCGCGACGTGCTGATGGGCTTCGCGTTCCTGCTGTTCGCCCTGTACGTCGATTGGAAGCTCACCGGCATCTTCCTGATCGGGCTGCCGATCATCGGCGTCGCGATCAAGAAGTTCGGCAAGCGCATCCGGCGGGCCACGAAGTACACCCTGCGTGAATACGCCAACATGATCGGTGCGGTGCAGGAGTCGATCCAGCACCCGTCCGTGGTCCGCCTGCACAACGCCGAAGGCTACGAACGCCGGCGATTCAACACCATCAACCGCTCGCTGGAAAAACAGATTTTCCGAGCACGGACCGCCAAGGCGCTCAGTTCGCCGGTGATCGAGCTGATCTCGCTGGTGGGCGTGATGGGCGTATCGCTGGCGGCGGCCTGGTACGTCTTCAACGGCCAAGGCAACCCCACCGACATGGTCAAAGTGCTGGTTTTGCTGGGAATGGCGGGTAATTCGGTCCGGCCGCTGGCCAATCTGAACAACGACCTGCAGGAAGCGGGAGCCGCCGCGGTGCGGATCAAAGAGGTGCTGGACGCCGAGCCCGAGCCCAATACCCGTGAGTACCACAAGGCCGAGACCAACCCCGTCCTGCCCCGCCACCACCAGGACATCGTGTTTGAGTCCGTGTCGTACCGCTACCCCGGCAGCGAAGAGTTTGCCGTCAGCCACCTGGACCTCCGCGTGGTGCACGGCCAGTCTGTCGCGATCGTCGGGACCAACGGCTCGGGCAAGTCCACGCTGCTCAACCTCGTGCCCCGGCTGACCAACCCCACCCAGGGCCGTGTCCTGATCGACGGCACCGACATCGCGACCGTCTCGCTCCGGTCTCTACGTCATCAGATCTCGGCGGTGACCCAGCACAGCGTGATGTTCGCCGGGACCATCGCCGACAACATCGCCTACGGGCGACGCGACACCCCACGCGAAGACATCATCGCCGCGGCGCAGGCCTCGTTTGCCGACGAGTTCGTGAACGAGCTGCCCGACGGGTACGACACCGTGCTGGGCGAGGGCGGTTCCGGGCTTTCGGGCGGGCAACGCCAGCGGCTGTGCATCGCCCGGGCCATCCTGCGCGACCCCGCGATCCTTATCCTGGACGAAGCCACCAGCCAGATCGATGCCGAGAGCGAAGCCCGGATCACCGCGGCGATCAACGAAGCCCGCGCGGGCCGAACGACGCTGATCATCGCCCACCGCCTGTCGACCGTGGTGGACTGCGACAACATCGTGGTGATGGACGACGGCCAGATCGTCGACCAAGGCAAACACGACCAACTGCTGGAGCGCTGCCCGATCTACCAGACGCTGGTGCACAACCAACTCACCGGCTGA
- a CDS encoding arsenate reductase family protein has protein sequence MSKNSTRLTVYGYMKCDSCRKALKWLDAAGLEHTFVNITENPPAAKTLKAVLADRRYELKHLFNTSGQLYRSMNIKAKLPEMTQAEALALLAGHGKLIKRPIITDGTRFTVGFKPPVLEEVWA, from the coding sequence ATGTCCAAGAACTCCACCCGTCTCACTGTCTACGGCTACATGAAGTGCGATTCCTGCCGAAAAGCCCTGAAATGGCTCGACGCCGCCGGGCTCGAACACACCTTCGTCAACATCACCGAAAACCCGCCCGCCGCGAAAACGCTGAAGGCGGTGTTAGCTGACAGGCGGTACGAGCTGAAGCATCTGTTCAACACCTCCGGCCAGCTCTACCGCTCGATGAACATTAAAGCGAAGCTGCCGGAGATGACGCAGGCCGAGGCGTTGGCGCTTCTCGCCGGGCATGGCAAACTGATCAAGCGCCCGATCATTACCGACGGAACGCGATTCACGGTTGGCTTCAAGCCGCCGGTTCTCGAAGAAGTCTGGGCCTGA
- a CDS encoding ABC transporter permease, translating to MPCFLTLPWSLSRYDDQRSDQVEMIHAAPSWSEPMGTDGLGRSLLWRSLLGGAISLTIGISAALIAVLIGVTWGAASGYAGGKTDATMMRAVDVLYGLPYILLVVMVSIALQPAIEHLTGPILGFSETVAGNVSGILTLLLAIGGVSWLTMSRVIRGQVLSLRSQPFIEATKAVGMGPVRVFRLHLLPNLIGVIVVYATLAVPLAILQESFLSFLGIGVRLPLPSWGNLASTGVKELPALTSPDLPMRWWLLVFPCTLLGLTLMALNFLGDALRDRFNPKRSPR from the coding sequence TTGCCGTGTTTCTTGACGCTGCCCTGGTCTCTGTCGCGCTACGACGATCAGCGCAGCGATCAGGTCGAGATGATTCACGCGGCCCCGAGCTGGTCCGAGCCGATGGGCACGGATGGTTTGGGGCGGAGCCTGCTTTGGCGCAGCTTGCTGGGCGGGGCGATCAGTCTCACGATCGGGATCAGTGCTGCGCTCATTGCCGTGCTGATCGGCGTGACGTGGGGCGCGGCGTCCGGCTACGCCGGCGGCAAAACCGACGCCACGATGATGCGGGCGGTGGATGTGCTCTACGGCCTGCCATACATCCTACTGGTGGTCATGGTCTCCATCGCATTGCAGCCCGCGATCGAACATCTCACGGGCCCCATCCTCGGCTTCTCCGAGACCGTGGCGGGCAATGTCTCGGGCATCCTGACACTCCTGCTCGCCATCGGCGGGGTGAGCTGGCTGACCATGTCGCGGGTGATCCGCGGGCAGGTACTGAGCCTGCGCAGCCAACCGTTCATCGAGGCGACCAAAGCCGTGGGCATGGGCCCGGTCCGCGTGTTTCGGCTGCACCTCTTGCCGAACCTGATCGGCGTGATCGTGGTCTACGCGACCCTGGCGGTGCCTCTGGCGATCCTGCAGGAGTCGTTCCTGAGCTTCCTGGGCATCGGCGTGCGTCTGCCGCTGCCGAGCTGGGGGAACCTGGCGTCCACGGGCGTGAAAGAATTGCCTGCACTCACCAGCCCGGACCTGCCGATGCGTTGGTGGCTCTTGGTATTCCCCTGCACGCTGCTGGGTTTGACCCTGATGGCGCTAAACTTTTTGGGTGACGCGTTGCGGGACCGTTTCAACCCCAAGCGCAGCCCGCGTTGA
- a CDS encoding peptide-binding protein yields the protein MENRFGFKDLVLTVLLVAILASIWLAMKQYDRQWEVMQRIDDRLAEQAEVLRQLNTTLSQGVRVSGDGDGGPTTVSSAPPLPHYRWEAAREQEGYAQGDWFVDAFAQQVGKLTPLISTDAYQSTIESYVLESLITRDPETLDWIPWIAHSWEVSEDGLTIAFNLRDDVVFSDGVPLTSEDVLFTLDLIRNPEINAPRLVPYYESIESLVAEGPHRVVFTLSEPYFQSLTITGGMDILAKHYYEQFSPEEFNTSTGLLFGSGPYKLPINPEDWQPGSGQVELVRNDEYWGPRPTFDRLRWQEITDEQAQLVSLRNGDIDRYSVRPEQYVKLKDDKALNETADLYEYSAVSAGYRYIGWNQVKDGKPTPFADVRVRRAMTMLLNRQEMCEQLMAGLATVATGPFNPLSPQYDPTVDPIAYDPDAAKALLREAGFADTDGDGVLEGPDGKPFRFKLIYPSGSTNYQQMAAYCKDAYARAGITMELDPTEFNTMIDRIQDRNFEAITLGWGGVIESDPKQIFHSEMIEGGGDNYVGYRNAELDALIDEARMTVDADERTALWHRVHRILQEDQPYTFMFNRKSVIFLDDRFGNVKVTKVGISDPVEMFVPRSDQRWTQ from the coding sequence ATGGAAAACCGCTTCGGCTTCAAAGACCTCGTCCTGACCGTGCTCCTCGTGGCGATCCTGGCCAGCATCTGGCTGGCGATGAAGCAGTACGACCGCCAGTGGGAAGTGATGCAACGCATCGATGACCGCTTGGCCGAGCAGGCCGAGGTGCTGCGTCAGCTCAACACGACGCTGAGTCAGGGTGTCCGCGTGAGCGGCGATGGCGACGGTGGGCCGACCACGGTGTCGTCCGCGCCGCCGCTGCCGCACTACCGCTGGGAAGCCGCACGCGAACAAGAGGGCTATGCCCAGGGCGACTGGTTTGTCGATGCGTTCGCCCAGCAGGTCGGCAAGCTCACGCCGCTGATCTCGACGGATGCGTACCAGAGCACGATCGAGAGCTATGTGCTCGAGTCGCTCATCACCCGGGACCCCGAAACGCTGGACTGGATCCCGTGGATCGCTCATTCATGGGAGGTTTCCGAAGACGGCCTGACGATCGCTTTCAATCTCCGCGATGACGTGGTGTTTTCTGATGGGGTGCCGCTGACTTCGGAAGATGTACTGTTCACACTGGATCTGATCCGCAACCCTGAAATCAACGCGCCGCGTCTGGTGCCGTACTACGAGTCGATCGAATCGCTCGTGGCCGAGGGCCCGCATCGCGTGGTGTTCACACTCAGCGAACCGTACTTCCAGTCGCTGACCATCACCGGCGGGATGGACATCCTTGCCAAACACTATTACGAGCAGTTCAGCCCCGAAGAGTTCAACACTTCGACCGGGTTGCTGTTCGGTTCGGGGCCGTACAAGCTGCCGATCAACCCCGAGGACTGGCAGCCCGGGAGTGGGCAGGTTGAGCTGGTGCGTAACGATGAGTACTGGGGGCCCCGGCCGACATTCGATCGCCTACGTTGGCAAGAGATCACCGATGAGCAGGCTCAGCTCGTCTCGCTCCGCAACGGTGATATCGACCGCTACAGCGTCCGTCCCGAGCAGTATGTGAAGCTCAAAGACGACAAAGCCCTCAATGAGACCGCAGACCTTTATGAATACAGCGCGGTGTCGGCGGGCTACCGCTACATCGGCTGGAACCAAGTGAAGGACGGCAAGCCCACGCCGTTCGCCGATGTCCGCGTCCGCCGGGCGATGACCATGCTGCTGAATCGTCAGGAGATGTGCGAGCAGCTGATGGCGGGGTTGGCGACGGTGGCCACCGGACCGTTCAACCCGCTGAGCCCGCAATACGACCCGACGGTCGATCCGATCGCCTACGACCCCGATGCGGCCAAGGCCCTGCTACGCGAAGCGGGCTTCGCCGACACCGACGGCGACGGCGTGCTCGAAGGGCCGGACGGCAAGCCGTTTCGGTTCAAGCTCATCTACCCCAGCGGCAGCACGAATTACCAGCAGATGGCGGCCTATTGCAAAGACGCTTACGCCCGTGCGGGCATCACGATGGAGCTCGATCCCACCGAGTTCAACACCATGATCGACCGCATCCAGGACCGGAATTTCGAAGCGATCACGCTTGGGTGGGGCGGCGTGATTGAATCTGACCCCAAGCAGATTTTCCACTCGGAGATGATCGAGGGCGGTGGCGACAACTATGTGGGCTATCGCAACGCCGAGTTGGACGCGTTGATCGACGAGGCTCGCATGACCGTGGACGCCGATGAACGCACCGCGTTGTGGCACCGGGTCCACCGCATCCTGCAAGAAGATCAGCCCTACACCTTTATGTTTAACCGCAAGTCGGTGATCTTCCTGGATGACCGATTTGGGAACGTGAAAGTCACCAAGGTCGGGATCAGCGACCCGGTGGAGATGTTCGTACCCCGCAGCGATCAGCGCTGGACGCAGTAG